In bacterium, a single genomic region encodes these proteins:
- a CDS encoding HEPN domain-containing protein has translation MTIEDKQFQLAKYRLKQAKESIEEATCLLSAKKSSRSVINRAYYGMFYAVLALIIFEPFTSSKHSGVLSYFNKRFIKGKVFSEEIGYSINKAFELRQRGDYREYAELTYEQAEPFIEKAEVFVQNIKEYLEENKFFSF, from the coding sequence TTGACGATTGAAGACAAGCAGTTTCAACTAGCTAAATACAGATTAAAACAAGCTAAAGAAAGCATTGAGGAAGCAACTTGTTTACTCTCTGCGAAGAAAAGTTCGCGTTCAGTTATCAATCGTGCTTATTATGGAATGTTTTATGCAGTTCTCGCATTAATAATATTTGAGCCATTTACATCGTCAAAACATAGTGGAGTTTTATCTTACTTCAATAAGCGATTTATTAAAGGTAAAGTATTTTCTGAGGAGATAGGGTATTCAATAAACAAGGCTTTTGAATTAAGACAGAGAGGGGATTATCGCGAATATGCTGAACTTACCTATGAGCAAGCTGAACCATTCATAGAAAAGGCTGAGGTATTTGTGCAAAATATTAAAGAATACTTAGAAGAAAACAAATTTTTCTCTTTCTAA
- a CDS encoding HEPN domain-containing protein, translating into MKDKEFVLEWLKRAKSHLARARMGKTSEEVLYEDLCFDCQQAVEKTIKALLISRNKKFPWTHSIAKLLELVLEEGIEIPDKVKMAIDLTDYAVRTRYPGEIEPVDEEEYEEALILAEDVYNWADKLILDVQVF; encoded by the coding sequence ATGAAAGATAAGGAATTTGTTCTGGAATGGTTGAAGAGAGCAAAAAGCCATCTTGCAAGGGCAAGGATGGGCAAAACATCTGAAGAAGTATTGTACGAAGACCTTTGCTTTGACTGTCAACAGGCAGTTGAAAAGACTATAAAGGCATTGCTCATCTCCCGCAATAAAAAATTTCCATGGACCCATTCTATTGCAAAACTATTAGAGTTAGTCTTAGAAGAAGGCATTGAGATTCCTGACAAAGTCAAAATGGCAATAGACTTAACAGACTATGCAGTAAGAACAAGATACCCTGGAGAGATAGAACCGGTTGACGAGGAAGAATATGAGGAGGCATTAATACTTGCAGAAGATGTGTATAATTGGGCAGATAAACTTATACTCGATGTTCAAGTTTTTTGA
- a CDS encoding nucleotidyltransferase domain-containing protein, with protein MDKLQSSSELNLSLKKNERIALRNLKEMLSQKFKIVDFRLFGSKARGEDTPESDIDVMVEVEKITSEIESQIDDIVFKINLEKDTFMSIIIFGRDEIEEGPMSESPIYKIIQKEGVQI; from the coding sequence ATGGATAAATTGCAAAGTAGTTCAGAATTAAACTTATCATTAAAAAAAAATGAAAGGATAGCTCTTAGAAATTTAAAAGAGATGCTATCCCAGAAATTTAAGATTGTAGACTTTCGCCTTTTTGGTTCAAAAGCTCGAGGTGAAGATACTCCTGAATCAGATATAGATGTAATGGTTGAAGTTGAGAAGATTACTTCTGAAATAGAATCACAGATAGATGATATTGTTTTTAAGATTAATCTTGAAAAGGACACTTTTATGTCTATAATTATATTTGGTAGGGATGAGATAGAAGAAGGCCCGATGTCGGAATCACCTATTTATAAAATAATCCAGAAAGAAGGTGTTCAAATTTGA
- a CDS encoding glycosyltransferase family 39 protein, with amino-acid sequence MNKNILSIILIGVIYFTLTFSFSSHQVFFSGDNAAKFIQIQNLIKHHWGKLQIEYPGEYLDSDHKHFPLRFPPCYEKDKKFYLIFPIAFSFFSSFLYQIIGSFGLYILPLLSSVLTIFLIYQLFWSITKVNSFLIILVAGFCTPIFFYSSVFWEHSLAMLLSFLAFYLFFKDKDQKISKLFISGLIFGISLWFRLEIVFFFVATIVSYFLIDSSSYSKKLLNISIISLGLILATSPLLCYNYTVFGNLIGAHASINCSLYETKSVLYLVKSKISDLYHLLFDTGINRSINLLFLFLTFLILSFQVIPKLRRLNNIILMMLILILFVSAYIACLCGFSRIIGLLVTSPFLIIIVLNIPTFLKKQSPDRLNLLFYTSLFYIFFLFTPPGFGDKQWGPRFLLPLYPLLIILSLSTYYSLNNLNLKPTLIKITKKIFILLCLISFLIQGIGIYKNFKEENIILKEIKSLKDLNSQIIITDVWWLPQECASIFYEKCFFWVRNEESLHHLLRNLKKRGVESFTFSTFLAPTSKENIARTISDHWYQIMTQYGYGRERVIFTSQRFENSLLVYKK; translated from the coding sequence ATGAATAAAAATATCTTATCTATAATCTTAATAGGTGTCATCTACTTTACCTTAACTTTTTCTTTTTCTTCCCATCAAGTCTTCTTTAGTGGCGATAATGCCGCTAAATTTATCCAAATTCAAAACTTAATTAAGCATCATTGGGGAAAACTTCAAATTGAATATCCAGGAGAGTACTTAGATTCAGATCATAAGCATTTTCCTCTTAGATTTCCCCCTTGTTATGAAAAAGATAAAAAATTTTATCTTATCTTTCCTATAGCTTTCTCTTTTTTTTCTTCTTTTCTTTACCAGATAATAGGATCCTTTGGTCTATACATCCTTCCTCTTTTATCCTCTGTCTTGACCATCTTTTTAATTTACCAACTCTTCTGGTCTATCACCAAAGTAAACTCTTTCTTGATCATCTTAGTAGCTGGTTTCTGCACTCCTATTTTCTTTTACAGCTCTGTCTTTTGGGAACATTCTTTAGCTATGCTTCTCTCTTTCTTGGCTTTTTATCTTTTCTTTAAAGATAAAGACCAGAAGATATCTAAACTCTTTATTTCTGGGTTAATATTTGGTATTAGTCTCTGGTTTAGATTAGAAATAGTATTCTTCTTTGTAGCTACCATAGTCTCTTATTTCTTAATTGATTCTTCAAGTTATTCTAAAAAACTATTAAATATCTCTATTATTAGCTTAGGGTTAATATTAGCTACTTCTCCTCTTTTGTGTTACAATTATACTGTTTTTGGAAATCTTATTGGTGCTCATGCTTCCATTAATTGCTCCTTGTATGAAACTAAATCAGTCCTTTATTTAGTAAAGAGCAAAATCTCAGATCTTTATCATTTATTATTTGATACCGGTATCAATCGAAGTATAAATTTACTCTTTCTCTTCTTAACCTTTTTAATCCTCTCTTTCCAGGTAATTCCTAAGTTAAGAAGATTAAATAATATCATCCTTATGATGCTTATCCTGATCTTATTTGTATCTGCATATATAGCTTGTTTATGTGGCTTTTCCAGAATTATTGGTCTCTTGGTTACTTCTCCTTTTTTGATAATCATAGTTTTAAATATTCCTACCTTTTTAAAAAAACAATCTCCCGATCGATTGAATTTACTCTTTTACACTTCTCTTTTTTATATCTTCTTCTTATTTACTCCTCCTGGGTTTGGAGATAAACAATGGGGACCAAGATTTTTATTACCTCTTTATCCTTTATTAATCATCTTATCTTTATCTACTTATTACTCTTTAAATAACCTCAATCTTAAACCTACCTTAATTAAGATTACTAAAAAGATATTTATTCTTCTCTGCTTAATTAGCTTCCTTATTCAAGGTATAGGAATTTATAAAAACTTTAAAGAAGAAAATATTATCCTAAAAGAGATAAAATCTTTGAAAGATCTCAACTCTCAAATAATAATTACCGATGTTTGGTGGTTACCACAAGAATGTGCTTCTATCTTCTATGAAAAATGTTTCTTCTGGGTAAGAAATGAAGAATCTCTTCATCATCTCCTTCGTAATCTTAAAAAAAGAGGGGTAGAAAGCTTTACTTTTTCTACCTTTCTTGCTCCTACTTCTAAGGAAAACATAGCTCGCACTATTAGTGACCACTGGTATCAAATTATGACTCAGTATGGGTATGGCAGAGAAAGAGTTATCTTCACTTCTCAAAGGTTTGAAAATAGTCTTTTGGTGTATAAGAAATAA
- a CDS encoding GHKL domain-containing protein, giving the protein MNKNDFEKLVKERTDINDLLNFSKPPLLNLKPVDVHKVIEDSINELHQEMLTGIEIEKDFALDVPLLTADPDRLKQVFANLIKNGAEAMEEKGKLKIKSEKLKIKEEEIVQISISDTGKGIPTEELSRIFDPFFTTKGKGTGLGLTICQHIIEAHKGTIEIKSKVGEGTIFVVKLPEITP; this is encoded by the coding sequence ATGAATAAAAATGACTTTGAGAAATTGGTAAAAGAACGGACAGATATTAATGACCTGCTGAATTTCTCAAAACCACCGCTGCTTAATCTGAAACCGGTTGATGTCCATAAGGTTATTGAGGACTCTATTAACGAACTACATCAAGAGATGTTAACCGGGATAGAAATAGAGAAGGATTTCGCCCTTGATGTGCCACTTCTAACAGCAGACCCTGACCGACTCAAACAAGTCTTCGCCAATCTCATCAAGAATGGGGCTGAAGCCATGGAGGAAAAGGGAAAATTAAAAATTAAAAGTGAAAAATTAAAAATTAAGGAAGAAGAGATTGTTCAAATAAGTATTTCTGATACGGGTAAGGGGATACCAACAGAAGAGTTAAGTCGTATCTTTGACCCGTTTTTTACCACAAAAGGTAAAGGCACAGGATTAGGCTTAACCATCTGTCAACACATCATTGAGGCACATAAAGGCACAATTGAGATCAAAAGCAAGGTAGGGGAAGGAACGATTTTTGTGGTTAAGCTTCCGGAAATTACGCCGTAG